A portion of the Corynebacterium heidelbergense genome contains these proteins:
- a CDS encoding potassium channel family protein, with product MDDRLRDRFRADREVDELPHHALLNIVRIPQTEQQSPWWLILRRMAYAVVLLLLTAITVYMDRQGYTKLDTFVDAVYYAAVSLSTTGYGDISPVTQHARLMNIFLITPMRVIFLILLVGTTLSVLTEESRKTLQIRRWRKRMRNHTIVIGYGTKGRSAISALLADGVSPAQIVVIDYDREVLDLAEAQGLVTVYGSATRSDVLKLAGVNRARAVVVAPNKDDTAVLITLSVREIAPSATIVASVRESDNSHLLRQSGADSVVVSSETAGRLMGLATVTPSVTEMMEDLLSPDEGFSIAERLVVEEEVGGNPRVLEDIVLGVVRSGELYRIDSAEAETIEPGDRILFVRGNPTPEEEQ from the coding sequence ATGGATGACAGGTTGCGGGACCGGTTCCGTGCCGACCGAGAGGTCGACGAGCTGCCGCACCACGCGCTGCTCAATATCGTGCGCATCCCGCAGACGGAGCAGCAGAGCCCCTGGTGGCTGATCCTGCGGAGGATGGCCTACGCCGTCGTGTTGTTGCTGCTCACGGCCATCACGGTGTACATGGACCGGCAGGGTTACACCAAGCTGGACACGTTCGTGGATGCGGTCTACTACGCGGCCGTGTCCCTGTCCACCACCGGTTACGGAGACATCTCGCCGGTGACTCAGCACGCCCGGCTGATGAATATCTTCCTCATCACCCCCATGAGGGTCATCTTCCTCATCCTGCTGGTCGGCACCACCCTCTCCGTCCTGACGGAGGAATCCCGCAAAACCCTGCAAATCCGCCGCTGGAGGAAACGCATGCGCAACCACACCATTGTCATTGGCTATGGCACGAAGGGCCGCTCCGCCATCTCCGCGCTGCTCGCGGACGGGGTGTCCCCCGCCCAGATCGTGGTCATCGACTACGACCGGGAAGTGCTGGACCTCGCCGAAGCGCAGGGGCTGGTGACGGTGTACGGTTCCGCGACGCGCTCGGATGTGCTGAAGCTCGCCGGGGTCAACCGGGCCCGGGCCGTGGTGGTGGCCCCCAACAAGGACGACACCGCGGTGCTCATCACACTCTCCGTGCGCGAGATCGCCCCGTCTGCCACGATCGTCGCGAGCGTGCGGGAGTCCGACAACTCCCACCTGCTACGCCAGTCCGGGGCGGACTCGGTGGTGGTGTCCTCCGAGACCGCCGGCCGACTCATGGGCCTGGCCACTGTGACCCCCTCGGTGACGGAAATGATGGAGGACCTGCTCAGCCCGGACGAGGGCTTCTCCATCGCCGAGCGCCTCGTGGTGGAGGAGGAAGTCGGGGGCAACCCCCGCGTGTTGGAGGACATCGTCCTCGGCGTGGTCCGATCCGGGGAGCTCTACCGCATCGACTCGGCGGAAGCGGAGACCATCGAGCCGGGCGATCGCATCCTCTTCGTGCGGGGCAACCCCACCCCAGAGGAGGAGCAGTAG
- a CDS encoding UvrD-helicase domain-containing protein, which produces MHPEHISGPGVTPERLSKLVGQKHPPTPEQAAVISAPPTGNYLVVAGAGAGKTETMAARVVWLVANGYVNPENVLGLTFTRKAATELRQRIRSRLQALANSEFMQDLPAEDPRRAALQNIAPAVSTYDSYAGTIVREYGLLIPVEPATRIITEAERWILLRDVALEWQGRVRAYAQVPELIKAVKQLSDEMDNHLIEPAEVAEETQSAIDELLAVAGTAADGVTPKLNQDNEKFLTAQRTRLELLPVVAAYRARLDELQLMTFSQQMTKAAQLVVAHPQVGEAQRRRFHVVMLDEYQDTGHAQRVFLRSLYGQGSTPAPMVTAVGDPMQSIYGFRGATASNLENFRTDFPVGDEPARKLELTTSFRNPAGVLDLANEVSAWSMEVAGMRVGERPVSPLTAGPNAQEAQINVGFFDEREQELDWLADELARHWEEHLRAEGGTFSAAVLVRRNMDAPPIYAKLRERGVPAEMTAGPGLLDQPEVADVYATLRVLVDPTDDVAMLRLLTSPRWNIGAADLAVLSERTAQIQHRGSQVAAEPQELPAHLAGIDSPLAETLAELIPNPAEGTVGLAEAAADFSDAVDQGMSPAGAQRIAALAAELGYLRRHSLGKALPDLVADIERMIGMRVEVLTRWHADAESALGTSHLDRFAEVVRGFAEVGGTDPAALVDYLRAAHDQEAGLEPGEVSKRENTVQILTVHKAKGLEWDIVAVPHCDRSAYDDATCPKSARTWASAPALVPSALRGDADGPHAFPVLDTAEVGTHTDHKKAVMDFVSRVRAYGAKESDRVFYVAITRTQRVLLASGSAFSPQGGQGAKDPAVALTLLRNALSPDVVFSDPGTPPLAHPGRPVVHWSALRAKVTSKHLKAVEDGQLTREDELMFPSAAHLDLSADYAARRDAEAAQGDPDPRSLPHWPQEPLSQRDPDFAEAVALVTRADPKQAPASSSELAQQWCAETELLLEEHAAELREKVVVPLGARLTATEAVSLRRDEEEFARRRRRPVPLRPQPMAKRGTAFHNWVEQHYHITSLMDYDELPGASDASLQDPQLAELKRQFLASEWANRQPESVEGAYSVTIGRYVFEGRIDAVFHDATDPARGWLVLDWKTGSKPGPAEMPAAIMQLAVYRLAWARVLSAELGVHVPEQNVRAAFHYVKANETFEPDTLPDAEELERLIDG; this is translated from the coding sequence ATGCACCCCGAACACATTTCCGGGCCTGGCGTCACCCCGGAACGGCTATCCAAGCTGGTGGGCCAGAAGCATCCGCCCACCCCGGAACAGGCCGCCGTGATTTCGGCCCCACCCACCGGCAACTACCTGGTGGTCGCCGGGGCCGGGGCCGGAAAAACCGAGACGATGGCTGCCCGGGTGGTCTGGCTGGTAGCCAACGGATACGTCAACCCGGAGAACGTGCTGGGCCTGACCTTCACCCGCAAGGCCGCCACGGAACTGCGCCAGCGCATTCGCAGCCGGCTCCAGGCCCTGGCCAACAGCGAGTTCATGCAGGATCTGCCCGCCGAGGATCCCCGGCGCGCGGCCCTGCAGAACATTGCCCCGGCAGTGTCCACCTACGACTCCTACGCGGGCACGATCGTGCGGGAATACGGGCTGCTCATCCCCGTGGAGCCAGCCACCCGCATTATCACCGAGGCCGAGCGCTGGATCCTGCTGCGCGATGTGGCCCTCGAATGGCAGGGGCGGGTGCGGGCCTACGCCCAGGTGCCAGAGCTGATCAAGGCGGTGAAGCAGCTATCGGACGAGATGGATAACCACCTCATCGAACCGGCGGAGGTAGCGGAGGAAACCCAGAGCGCCATCGACGAGCTGCTGGCGGTGGCCGGGACCGCAGCCGATGGCGTGACCCCCAAGCTGAACCAGGACAACGAGAAGTTCCTCACCGCGCAGCGGACCCGCCTGGAGTTGCTGCCGGTGGTCGCGGCCTACCGGGCGCGGCTGGACGAGCTGCAGTTGATGACCTTCAGCCAGCAGATGACGAAGGCCGCGCAGCTCGTGGTGGCCCACCCGCAGGTGGGGGAGGCCCAGCGCCGCCGCTTCCACGTGGTGATGCTGGACGAGTACCAGGACACCGGCCACGCTCAGCGCGTCTTCCTGCGCAGTCTGTACGGGCAGGGCAGCACGCCGGCGCCCATGGTGACTGCGGTGGGGGATCCCATGCAGTCCATCTACGGATTTCGCGGGGCCACGGCTTCCAACCTGGAGAACTTCCGCACCGATTTCCCCGTCGGCGATGAGCCGGCCCGCAAGCTGGAGCTAACCACCTCCTTCCGCAACCCGGCCGGGGTGCTCGACCTGGCCAACGAGGTGTCCGCCTGGTCCATGGAGGTCGCAGGCATGCGGGTGGGGGAGCGCCCGGTCTCCCCGCTGACGGCCGGCCCCAACGCGCAAGAAGCCCAGATCAACGTGGGCTTCTTCGACGAGCGCGAGCAGGAGCTGGACTGGTTGGCCGACGAGCTGGCGCGGCACTGGGAGGAACACCTGCGCGCGGAGGGCGGGACCTTCAGCGCGGCCGTGTTAGTTCGCCGGAACATGGACGCCCCGCCCATCTACGCCAAGCTGCGGGAGCGGGGCGTGCCCGCCGAGATGACGGCGGGCCCCGGCCTTCTGGACCAGCCGGAAGTGGCCGATGTGTATGCGACCCTGCGCGTGCTGGTGGATCCCACCGATGACGTCGCCATGCTGCGGCTGCTCACCAGCCCCAGGTGGAACATCGGTGCCGCAGACCTGGCGGTCCTGTCCGAGCGGACCGCCCAGATCCAGCACCGGGGGAGCCAGGTGGCCGCCGAACCCCAGGAACTGCCCGCCCACCTGGCCGGCATTGACTCGCCCTTGGCCGAGACACTGGCGGAGCTCATCCCCAACCCCGCTGAGGGCACGGTGGGGTTGGCGGAGGCGGCGGCGGATTTTTCGGACGCCGTGGACCAGGGGATGAGCCCGGCCGGGGCCCAGCGGATCGCAGCCCTCGCCGCGGAACTGGGCTACCTGCGCCGGCACAGCCTGGGCAAAGCCCTGCCGGACTTGGTGGCGGACATCGAGCGCATGATAGGGATGCGGGTGGAGGTGTTGACCCGTTGGCACGCCGACGCGGAAAGCGCCCTGGGGACCAGCCACCTGGACCGTTTCGCGGAGGTTGTGCGCGGATTTGCGGAGGTGGGGGGCACAGATCCCGCCGCCCTCGTGGACTACCTGCGGGCCGCCCACGACCAGGAGGCGGGCCTGGAGCCGGGGGAGGTCAGCAAGCGGGAAAACACCGTGCAGATCCTCACCGTGCACAAGGCCAAGGGGCTGGAGTGGGACATCGTCGCCGTGCCCCACTGCGACCGCAGCGCCTACGACGACGCCACCTGCCCCAAATCCGCGCGGACCTGGGCCAGCGCCCCGGCACTGGTGCCCTCCGCCCTGCGCGGAGACGCCGACGGGCCCCACGCCTTCCCCGTGCTGGATACCGCCGAGGTCGGCACCCACACCGACCACAAAAAGGCCGTGATGGACTTCGTCTCCCGGGTGCGGGCCTACGGGGCCAAGGAGTCGGACCGCGTCTTCTACGTGGCTATCACCCGCACCCAGCGGGTCCTGCTGGCCAGCGGTTCCGCTTTCTCCCCGCAGGGCGGACAGGGGGCCAAGGACCCGGCAGTGGCCCTCACCCTGCTGCGCAATGCGCTCAGTCCCGATGTGGTGTTTAGCGATCCGGGCACGCCCCCGCTGGCCCATCCCGGACGACCGGTGGTGCACTGGTCCGCACTGCGGGCGAAGGTGACTTCCAAGCACCTCAAGGCCGTCGAGGACGGCCAGCTCACCCGGGAGGATGAGCTCATGTTCCCCAGCGCCGCCCACCTGGATCTCAGCGCGGACTACGCGGCGCGGCGCGATGCGGAGGCGGCGCAGGGCGATCCTGATCCGCGATCGCTCCCGCATTGGCCGCAAGAACCTCTATCCCAGCGGGACCCGGACTTCGCGGAGGCAGTGGCCCTCGTCACCCGCGCAGACCCCAAACAGGCCCCGGCCTCCTCCTCCGAGCTGGCGCAGCAGTGGTGCGCTGAGACGGAGCTTTTGCTGGAGGAACACGCCGCCGAACTGAGGGAGAAGGTGGTGGTGCCCCTCGGCGCCCGCCTCACCGCCACGGAGGCCGTCTCCCTGCGACGCGATGAGGAGGAGTTCGCCCGCCGTCGGCGGCGCCCCGTTCCCTTGCGTCCACAACCAATGGCCAAACGGGGAACCGCATTCCACAACTGGGTGGAACAGCACTACCACATCACTTCTCTCATGGACTATGACGAGCTGCCCGGCGCCTCCGACGCTAGCCTCCAGGACCCCCAGCTCGCCGAGCTCAAGCGGCAATTTCTCGCCTCCGAATGGGCCAACCGGCAGCCGGAGAGCGTGGAGGGGGCCTACTCCGTCACCATCGGCCGGTATGTCTTCGAGGGTCGGATCGACGCCGTTTTTCACGACGCCACCGACCCGGCGCGTGGCTGGCTGGTCCTCGATTGGAAAACGGGCAGCAAGCCGGGGCCCGCAGAGATGCCCGCGGCCATCATGCAGTTGGCGGTGTACCGGCTGGCCTGGGCGAGGGTGCTATCCGCCGAGCTGGGCGTCCACGTGCCCGAGCAGAATGTCCGCGCCGCCTTCCACTACGTGAAGGCCAACGAGACCTTCGAACCGGATACACTGCCAGATGCTGAAGAATTAGAACGGTTGATAGATGGATGA
- a CDS encoding ATP-dependent DNA helicase, giving the protein MNPLPPSDSADSPEARMGAARRPTVIVDANPPSAVPTPRTWSGVPAGLVTGDSRLDYARPYAVLGGAGTGKTSLLVDAVADFLTQGGNRAEEVLFLTPSKEAATRVRTELFERLRQDERYAASGSPVRSVHSWAFAVYRAIRQQQNRPLPRLITGAEHDALIQQMLQGQRIDGNRYWPEEMVPALPMVGFARQLRDVILRATERGIGPAELCELGEAHGRPMWVGAGRFMEEFAQIQRLSGSENLNASELLHAAVAAVDAPGEGRDFLLRMKQGLRLIVVDDAHNLDPAAAQFVENFFTPGTRTLIAGDPDQCVFHFRGADEAFLSRHAADEEHRVVLSASHRLGPAAVGAVTAMTAGLPAVSTRVPLRAAAPDNPGELELYRAPSVTAQGLYVADVIRRAHVAHHVEWDRIAVIVRGTGQIAPLRRVLLSHGVPVTVDPTSTVLAEQPLVRTLLLAAEASMRELSVAEVDSLLASSIGEADPMTRRRVERAIARALAKQHATGSADLPRREEDGLPFGVAECLAALVNRQASPEQERQWTAAFGPRELGMLESVHRVLDAGRQAYAQGRSVEMVLWEIWEKTKLSASLQTQALRGGTAGSQADQDLDAVMSLFDMAGDFVERNPSASLGTFLSTVRAQELPTGGRDRRGVRPGAAEILPAHAAAGREWDLVCVVGVQEDSWPAGPTVGGLFGQQELVDLIDRGISPDTYVSRHVAALHEERRLFLLALSRARQRTVVTAVDSPTGEGYEPSRFVAELAQTAAVVITGKPSGEGEDEHPAESALPRVLALEPVLAEMRHAVRNPHLPYPDRQVAAQNLARMGAKEVYAALPHQWLGALPPSTADLILDRHGELRLSPSGLEALANCPFQVFMNQHQGVGESTPQMRIGIAVHAVAEAIITGLGEDDAVAAIHAVLPDLVEAPSEAALEEAADKWEAAVRGLHRWITKTKDELEHADPPGRLLSEHWLTGEVGQTEEGTLVRISGRADLIAIAGNGEATVYDFKTGNHTLTKDQAAESPQLASYQFALALQGHQPAGAALVYPAVPVKSGPSLRRQNASTAEEREAFAQWLLDLAPAVSGPVFRAIPGKHCVRCDLTSICPAQPEGKAVV; this is encoded by the coding sequence ATGAACCCGCTACCGCCTTCCGATTCCGCCGATAGCCCCGAGGCGCGCATGGGTGCGGCGCGGCGTCCCACCGTGATTGTGGATGCCAACCCACCGAGCGCAGTACCGACCCCTCGCACCTGGTCCGGGGTGCCAGCGGGCCTGGTCACCGGGGATTCGCGCCTGGACTACGCGCGCCCCTATGCAGTTTTGGGTGGGGCGGGGACGGGCAAGACGAGCTTGCTGGTGGATGCCGTCGCGGACTTTTTGACCCAGGGCGGGAACCGGGCCGAGGAGGTACTGTTCCTCACCCCCAGCAAGGAAGCGGCGACCCGGGTGCGAACGGAGTTGTTCGAACGGTTGCGCCAAGATGAGCGCTACGCGGCCTCCGGATCCCCGGTGCGTTCCGTGCACTCCTGGGCGTTTGCGGTGTATCGGGCGATTCGGCAGCAGCAGAATCGGCCTCTGCCACGCCTCATCACAGGTGCGGAGCACGACGCGCTGATCCAGCAGATGTTGCAGGGGCAGCGGATTGACGGCAACCGCTACTGGCCCGAGGAGATGGTGCCGGCGCTGCCGATGGTGGGCTTTGCCCGGCAGTTGCGCGACGTGATTCTGCGCGCCACGGAGCGCGGCATCGGCCCGGCGGAGCTCTGTGAGCTGGGGGAGGCTCATGGGCGGCCAATGTGGGTGGGGGCCGGGCGGTTTATGGAAGAGTTTGCCCAGATCCAGCGGTTGAGCGGCTCCGAGAACCTCAATGCATCCGAGTTGCTGCACGCGGCGGTGGCGGCGGTGGATGCGCCGGGGGAGGGCCGGGATTTCCTGCTGCGGATGAAGCAGGGGTTGCGGTTGATTGTGGTGGATGACGCCCACAACCTGGACCCGGCAGCGGCGCAGTTCGTGGAGAACTTTTTCACCCCCGGAACGCGGACGCTCATCGCGGGGGACCCGGATCAGTGCGTCTTCCACTTCCGCGGGGCTGACGAGGCCTTTCTTTCCCGACACGCGGCCGACGAGGAGCACCGGGTGGTGCTATCTGCGAGCCACCGGCTGGGTCCTGCGGCAGTGGGTGCCGTGACCGCCATGACCGCCGGATTGCCCGCGGTGAGCACCCGGGTGCCGCTGCGCGCCGCGGCGCCGGACAACCCGGGGGAACTGGAGTTGTATCGGGCGCCCAGCGTGACAGCGCAGGGGCTGTACGTGGCGGATGTGATCCGCCGGGCCCACGTGGCCCACCACGTGGAGTGGGACAGGATCGCCGTCATTGTGCGCGGTACCGGGCAGATCGCGCCGCTGCGCCGGGTGTTGCTATCCCACGGGGTTCCGGTGACCGTGGATCCGACGAGCACCGTGCTGGCGGAACAGCCGCTCGTTCGCACGCTTCTGCTCGCCGCGGAGGCGTCGATGCGCGAGCTGAGTGTGGCGGAAGTGGATAGCCTGCTAGCCAGTTCCATCGGGGAGGCGGACCCGATGACGCGCCGGCGGGTGGAGCGGGCCATCGCCCGTGCCCTGGCCAAGCAGCACGCCACCGGGTCTGCGGACCTGCCGCGCCGGGAGGAGGACGGGCTGCCCTTTGGTGTGGCGGAGTGCCTGGCCGCGCTGGTTAATCGCCAGGCTAGCCCGGAGCAGGAACGCCAGTGGACTGCGGCCTTTGGCCCGCGGGAGCTGGGGATGCTGGAGAGCGTGCACCGGGTCTTGGACGCCGGGAGGCAGGCCTACGCCCAGGGGCGCAGTGTGGAGATGGTGCTGTGGGAGATCTGGGAGAAGACGAAGCTCTCCGCCTCGCTGCAAACGCAGGCGCTGCGCGGGGGAACCGCCGGGTCCCAGGCGGACCAGGACCTGGACGCGGTTATGAGCCTGTTCGACATGGCCGGGGATTTCGTGGAACGCAACCCCTCTGCCTCCCTGGGGACGTTCCTGTCCACGGTGCGCGCCCAGGAGTTGCCGACAGGGGGGCGCGACCGGCGGGGGGTGCGGCCGGGTGCGGCGGAAATCCTCCCCGCCCACGCCGCGGCCGGACGGGAGTGGGACCTCGTGTGCGTGGTGGGGGTCCAGGAGGACAGTTGGCCCGCCGGGCCTACCGTGGGCGGGCTGTTCGGCCAGCAGGAGCTGGTGGACCTCATCGACCGGGGGATCAGCCCGGACACCTACGTCTCCCGGCACGTGGCCGCCTTGCACGAGGAGCGGCGCCTATTCCTGCTCGCGCTCTCCCGGGCTCGGCAGCGCACCGTGGTCACCGCCGTGGACAGTCCCACAGGGGAGGGATACGAGCCCTCCCGCTTCGTAGCTGAACTGGCGCAGACCGCGGCGGTGGTAATCACCGGCAAGCCGAGTGGGGAGGGCGAGGATGAGCACCCCGCAGAGAGTGCGTTGCCCCGCGTCCTGGCTCTGGAGCCGGTGCTCGCGGAGATGCGCCACGCCGTGCGCAATCCCCACTTGCCCTACCCGGACCGGCAGGTGGCCGCGCAGAACCTGGCCCGGATGGGGGCGAAAGAGGTGTACGCGGCCCTGCCCCACCAGTGGCTCGGTGCCCTGCCCCCCTCCACGGCGGACCTCATCCTCGATCGGCACGGGGAGCTCCGGCTGAGCCCCTCGGGTCTGGAAGCCCTGGCCAACTGCCCCTTCCAGGTGTTCATGAACCAACACCAAGGGGTGGGAGAGTCCACACCGCAAATGCGCATCGGGATCGCGGTGCACGCGGTGGCGGAAGCCATCATCACGGGCCTCGGGGAGGACGATGCCGTGGCGGCCATTCACGCAGTGCTCCCGGACCTGGTAGAAGCCCCTTCCGAGGCGGCGCTGGAGGAGGCTGCCGACAAGTGGGAAGCCGCGGTGCGCGGGCTCCACCGGTGGATCACCAAGACTAAGGACGAGCTGGAGCACGCCGATCCGCCCGGCAGACTGCTCAGCGAGCACTGGCTGACCGGGGAGGTGGGCCAGACCGAGGAAGGCACACTTGTGCGGATCAGCGGCCGCGCCGATCTCATCGCCATCGCGGGCAATGGAGAGGCGACGGTGTACGACTTCAAAACTGGAAATCACACGCTGACCAAGGATCAGGCGGCCGAAAGTCCCCAGTTGGCCAGCTACCAGTTTGCGCTGGCCCTCCAGGGCCACCAACCGGCGGGTGCCGCCCTGGTCTACCCGGCCGTACCCGTCAAGTCGGGCCCCTCCCTAAGGCGGCAGAACGCCAGCACGGCGGAGGAGCGGGAAGCCTTCGCGCAGTGGCTCTTGGACCTGGCACCCGCAGTCAGCGGCCCGGTTTTCCGGGCTATCCCGGGCAAGCACTGCGTGCGCTGTGACCTGACTTCGATCTGCCCAGCTCAACCCGAAGGAAAGGCGGTAGTGTGA
- a CDS encoding TIGR02569 family protein has protein sequence MNDRVTEDLGAAGPSAPMPPEHILASFQVPAAHPVLLEDSWGQGWRCERAVISRSAPQDQAAWVARVMTRVRPAGVSVSRPIVSSDGRFSVSGWRARTFLSGHGAPRFDEMAAAALRMNEALVGEPRPMFLLPPDPGQSFGEEEIFRAADAAAFAPDPSVWITAVLDPQAVPREDVAQALVRAARAAGLRGKIGEREQLVHGDIAGCVIFDGVADPAVTDLVPMWHPTAWSVALLVVDSMAWAGGPDALLDRWQHLPDFWELALRAVMYRLFVHALHPQSRAVAWPGLARVADVVVARMEAMRAEGRG, from the coding sequence ATGAACGACCGCGTTACCGAGGACTTGGGTGCCGCGGGCCCCAGCGCACCCATGCCGCCGGAGCACATCCTGGCTAGCTTCCAGGTGCCCGCGGCCCACCCCGTCCTGCTAGAGGATTCGTGGGGCCAGGGCTGGCGGTGCGAGCGGGCGGTCATTTCTCGCAGCGCGCCGCAGGATCAGGCGGCCTGGGTGGCGCGGGTGATGACTCGGGTGCGCCCGGCCGGGGTGTCCGTGAGCCGCCCCATCGTGTCGAGTGATGGGCGGTTCAGCGTGTCCGGGTGGCGGGCGCGAACCTTCCTCTCCGGGCATGGGGCCCCGCGCTTCGACGAGATGGCGGCGGCGGCGCTGCGGATGAATGAGGCGCTGGTGGGGGAGCCGCGGCCGATGTTCCTGCTGCCCCCGGACCCCGGACAGTCCTTTGGGGAGGAGGAGATTTTCCGGGCGGCCGATGCCGCGGCCTTCGCCCCGGATCCGAGCGTTTGGATCACTGCGGTGTTGGACCCGCAGGCGGTGCCCCGCGAGGATGTGGCGCAGGCTTTGGTGCGCGCGGCCCGGGCGGCGGGGTTGCGGGGGAAGATCGGGGAGCGTGAGCAACTGGTCCACGGGGATATCGCCGGGTGCGTGATCTTCGATGGGGTGGCGGATCCCGCGGTGACGGACTTGGTGCCGATGTGGCATCCGACGGCGTGGTCGGTGGCTCTTCTGGTGGTGGATTCGATGGCCTGGGCCGGGGGGCCGGATGCGCTGCTGGATCGCTGGCAGCATTTGCCGGACTTCTGGGAGCTGGCCCTGCGGGCGGTGATGTATCGCCTGTTTGTGCATGCCCTGCACCCGCAGTCCCGCGCAGTGGCGTGGCCGGGGTTGGCCCGGGTGGCGGATGTGGTGGTGGCCCGGATGGAGGCGATGCGCGCCGAGGGGCGCGGCTAG
- a CDS encoding DUF3152 domain-containing protein — MNRSPLPPPTPSRPTRRPGVDRARREQFDLPAPQRRARPKRSARGLLEEGRWKTLVLVVAALVSGLLLGDALHSGGGEGSAPTAAVESSGDGAEGPVPDGQYTGYKVGDLPHGGPLTETASGKYRTVGEPGQKVGKGEKVFTYVVEVEDSIDSSTFGGDGAFAAMVDATLANPKGWTHDPKFAFQHITETNDRHPDLRIQLSTQKTTADTCGAEFAMETSCFYSDGGRVVLNEGRWVRGALPFEGDLGGYRQYMISHEVGHGIGFANHQPCEKNGALAPVMMQQTLSLNNRTLKKIEPNEVYGDDDTTCRPNPWPFPLQGR, encoded by the coding sequence ATGAATCGCTCCCCCCTGCCGCCGCCCACCCCCAGCCGCCCCACCCGGCGGCCGGGGGTGGATCGCGCGCGCCGGGAACAGTTCGACCTGCCGGCCCCGCAGCGGAGGGCCCGGCCCAAGCGCTCCGCCCGGGGTTTGCTGGAGGAGGGGCGGTGGAAAACCCTCGTCCTCGTCGTCGCGGCGCTGGTCAGCGGCCTGTTGCTGGGAGATGCCCTGCACTCGGGGGGTGGCGAGGGTTCCGCCCCCACGGCCGCGGTCGAAAGCTCCGGGGATGGGGCTGAAGGCCCGGTGCCGGACGGACAGTACACCGGCTACAAGGTGGGGGACCTGCCCCACGGTGGGCCGCTGACGGAGACGGCGAGCGGCAAGTACCGGACTGTGGGGGAGCCGGGCCAAAAGGTGGGCAAGGGGGAGAAGGTCTTCACCTACGTCGTGGAGGTGGAAGACAGCATCGATTCCTCCACCTTCGGCGGGGATGGGGCCTTCGCCGCCATGGTGGACGCAACCTTGGCCAACCCCAAGGGCTGGACGCACGACCCCAAGTTCGCCTTCCAGCACATCACGGAAACAAACGATCGGCACCCGGACCTGCGGATCCAGCTCAGCACGCAGAAGACCACGGCGGATACTTGTGGGGCGGAGTTCGCCATGGAGACTAGCTGTTTCTACTCCGATGGCGGGCGCGTAGTGCTCAATGAGGGCCGGTGGGTGCGTGGGGCCCTGCCCTTCGAGGGGGACCTGGGGGGATACCGGCAGTACATGATCAGCCACGAGGTGGGCCACGGCATCGGCTTCGCCAACCACCAGCCCTGTGAAAAGAACGGTGCCCTGGCCCCGGTGATGATGCAGCAGACCCTCAGCTTGAACAATCGGACGCTGAAAAAGATCGAGCCGAATGAGGTGTACGGCGATGACGACACGACCTGCCGGCCGAACCCCTGGCCCTTTCCGCTGCAGGGGCGGTGA
- a CDS encoding DUF3107 domain-containing protein: MQIKIGLVHNPRELLITSDKSQEEILPQLEQFLAAAEDNNATTTLEDSKGSKFILSRPQVAYIEVGTSERRSVGFI; this comes from the coding sequence ATGCAGATCAAGATCGGTTTGGTGCACAATCCGCGCGAGTTGCTGATTACCAGCGACAAGAGCCAAGAGGAGATCCTGCCGCAGCTGGAACAATTCCTCGCCGCGGCAGAGGACAACAATGCCACGACCACCCTGGAGGATTCGAAGGGCTCCAAGTTCATCCTCTCCCGCCCTCAGGTCGCCTATATTGAGGTCGGAACCTCCGAACGCCGCTCCGTCGGCTTCATCTGA